The following DNA comes from Candidatus Eremiobacterota bacterium.
ACGCTGACCTACACCGCGCGCGACGGGCAGACGTACGAGCTGAACTTCATCGACACGCCGGGGCACGTCGACTTCTCCTCCGAGGTCTCGCGCTCGCTGGCGGCGTGCGAGGGCGCGCTGCTGGTGATCGACGCCGCGCAAGGGATCGAGGCGCAGACGCTCGCCAACTACCATCTGGCGTTGGCGCAGAACCTGACGATCATCCCGGTCATCAACAAGATCGACTTGCCCGCGGCCGACATCGAGCGGGTGAAGGGCGAGATCGAAGAGATGCTCGTCATCGAAGCTTCCGACGCGATCCCGGCCTCGGCCAAGGAAGGGATCGGGGTCGAGGAGATCCTCGAGGCGATCGTCACCCGCGTCCCGCCGCCGCGCGGCAGCGAGGAGAAATTGCGCGGGCTGGTGTTCGACGCGCAGTTCGACACGTACCGCGGGGTCGTCGCGTACGTGCGCGTCGTCGACGGCGAATTGAAGGCCGGCTCGCGGTTCATGTCGATGGCGCACCGGCGCGTCTACGAAGCGACCGAGGTCGGCGTGTTCAAGCCGGAGATGCGCAAGACCGGCTCGCTCGCGGTCGGCAACGTCGGCTACGTCATCGCGAACATCAAGTCGCTCGGCGACATGGACGTCGGCGACACGATCACGCTGGCCGACGATCCGGCGGCCGAGCCGCTCCCCGGCTACAAGCCGATCGTCCCGATGGTCTACTGCGGGCTGTACCCGAACGAAGGCGTCGAGGTGTCGGACCTGCGCGACGCGCTCGAGAAGCTCTCGCTGAACGACTCCGCGCTGCACTTCGAGCCGGAGTCCTCGATCGCGCTGGGGTTCGGCTTCCGCTGCGGGTTCCTCGGGCTCTTGCACATGGAGATCGTGCAAGAGCGGCTCGAGCGCAACTACAACCTCGACTTGATCGCGACGTCGCCCTCGGTCGTCTTCCGCGTGACGCTGAACGACGGTACCGTCGACACGATCGACAACCCGGCGAAGCTTCCGCCGCGCGACAAGATCGCGCTGATCGAGGAGCCGTACGTGCGCGCGACGGTGATCACGCCGCCCGAGTACGTCGGCTCGATCATGGAGCTCACGCAGAACAAGCGCGGCGCGCTCGGCAACATGGAGTACCTCCACGACGGCCGGGTGATCCTGACCTACGACGTCCCGCTGGCCGAGGTGATCGTCGACTACTTCGACCAGCTCAAGTCGCGCACGAAAGGGTATGCCTCGCTCGATTACGAGGTGACCGGATACAAGGAAGGCGATCTGGTCAAGCTGGAGATCTTGCTGAACGCCGAGCCCGTCGACGCGCTCTCGTTCATCGTCGCACGCGAGAAGGCGGCGTTCCGCGGCCGCGCGCTGGTCGAGAAGCTCAAGGAGCTGATCCCGCGGCAGATGTTCGACGTGCCGATCCAGGCTGCGATCGGCGGGAAGATCGTCGCCCGCGAGACGGTCAGCGCGATGCGCAAGAACGTGCTGGCGAAGTGCTACGGCGGCGACATCACCCGCAAGCGCAAGCTGCTCGAGAAGCAGAAGGCCGGCAAGGAGCGGATGAAGCGCGTCGGCCGCGTCGACCTGCCCCAAGAAGCATTCATGGCGGTGCTGCGGCTCGACGAGTCCTGATGCTCCGCCCGGATCTCCGCGCGTGAAGGTGTACGTGGCGACGAAGAACGCCGGCAAGCTGCGCGAGATGGAGGCGCTCTTCGGTGAGGCGCCGTTCGAGCTGACGTCGTTCGCCGAGTACGAAGACCCGCTCGAAGGCGACGTCTCGTACGCCGACAACGCGGCGCTGAAGGCGCGCGCGCTGCACGCGCAGCTGCAGCGCGCCGGAACGCCCGGGAACGTGCTGGCCGATGACTCCGGGCTGGAGGTGTACGCGCTCGACCGGCGGCCTGGGGTGCTGACGGCGTACTACGGCGGCGCCGGGCTGTCGTGGCCCGAGCGGCGGAAGAAGCTGCTCGCGAAGCTGGACGAGGCGCTCGCGGGCGGCGTGGCGGGGGACCGCCGCGCGCGATTCGTCTGCGCGCTGCATTTCATCAGCGCGGACGGACGGGAGCTGGCCACGCTGGGGACGGTGGACGGCGAGGTCGCGCCGGAGGAGCGCGGCGAGGCGGGGTTTTCGTTCGATTCGGTGTTTCTATACGTGCCGGCCGGCCGGACGTTCGCCGAGATGAGCGCCGAGGAGAAGAATCGGGTGAGCCACCGCGGCATCGCCGCGGCGGCGCTGGTGGCCGCGGTCAGCCGGGCTGGAATCACGGCGTAGCCCTGGCGGGCCAGCGCAAGACAAAGAGGACGGCCCGGTCGCTTGACCGGGCCGTCCGTACTGGTGCACCGCGAAGGATTCGAACCTTCAACCAAGAGCTTAAGAGGCTCCTGCTCTACCGTTGAGCTAGCGGTG
Coding sequences within:
- the lepA gene encoding elongation factor 4; the protein is MATAGPANVRNFCIIAHIDHGKTTLSDRLLEFTKTVEQRAMEEQLLDAMDLERERGITIKMHPVTLTYTARDGQTYELNFIDTPGHVDFSSEVSRSLAACEGALLVIDAAQGIEAQTLANYHLALAQNLTIIPVINKIDLPAADIERVKGEIEEMLVIEASDAIPASAKEGIGVEEILEAIVTRVPPPRGSEEKLRGLVFDAQFDTYRGVVAYVRVVDGELKAGSRFMSMAHRRVYEATEVGVFKPEMRKTGSLAVGNVGYVIANIKSLGDMDVGDTITLADDPAAEPLPGYKPIVPMVYCGLYPNEGVEVSDLRDALEKLSLNDSALHFEPESSIALGFGFRCGFLGLLHMEIVQERLERNYNLDLIATSPSVVFRVTLNDGTVDTIDNPAKLPPRDKIALIEEPYVRATVITPPEYVGSIMELTQNKRGALGNMEYLHDGRVILTYDVPLAEVIVDYFDQLKSRTKGYASLDYEVTGYKEGDLVKLEILLNAEPVDALSFIVAREKAAFRGRALVEKLKELIPRQMFDVPIQAAIGGKIVARETVSAMRKNVLAKCYGGDITRKRKLLEKQKAGKERMKRVGRVDLPQEAFMAVLRLDES
- a CDS encoding non-canonical purine NTP pyrophosphatase; this encodes MKVYVATKNAGKLREMEALFGEAPFELTSFAEYEDPLEGDVSYADNAALKARALHAQLQRAGTPGNVLADDSGLEVYALDRRPGVLTAYYGGAGLSWPERRKKLLAKLDEALAGGVAGDRRARFVCALHFISADGRELATLGTVDGEVAPEERGEAGFSFDSVFLYVPAGRTFAEMSAEEKNRVSHRGIAAAALVAAVSRAGITA